CCGCGGATGAAGGTCCTGTAGGACATTCGAACGGAACGACAATCGATCGAGCTGGTCGCGCCACGGGGCGCCGACACGCAGCAACCGCTCGTCCGGCGTCGGCACGTGCGGACGCGGAGCGGACGGCCTTTGCCCGGCGAAGTCCCGTTTGTCGCGGCCGGCGTTCCGCCTGCCTTCAAAACATGTCGGGACAACGTTCCTTGTTGCTGATTCTCCCATTGACGGTCGCCCGACACCCGTGACGTCCGCCGGCTCTTGACCGTTCCCGTGCCCCACGCTAGTATGGGGTCGAATACGAACGTGCGTTCGTAGTCAAAGGCTCGTCGCGCCGGAGGCGAGGATGAGGGCGGATCGCACGATCGCCCACGTGGATATGGACGCGTTCTATGCGTCCATCGAGGTTCGGGACACCCCGAGCCTACGCGGGCGGCCGGTGATCGTCGGCGCCCCTCCGGACGCCCGCGGCGTGGTCGCGGCAGCATCATACGAGGCACGCAGATATGGCGTGCACTCCGCGATGCCGTCGCGGGAGGCGGGCGCGCGGTGTCCGCACGCCGTGTTTCTTCCCGTGGACATGGACAAGTACCGTACCGTGTCCGCGGAACTGTTCGAGCTCCTTGGCACGTTCACGCCCCAGGTCGAGCCGCTCTCGATCGACGAAGCGTTCCTGGATCTCACGGGGTGCCCAGTGCCGATCGATGCCCCCGCGGCCGCCGGGACGCGCGAGGACCCGGGTCTTTCGATCGCCGCCGCGATCAAGGCGCGCATTCGCCGCGCCCTCGGCCTGCCCGTGTCCCTCGGCGTCGCCCCGAACAAGTTTCTCGCCAAGCTGGCGAGCGAACTTGCGAAGCCCGACGGGTTGCGGCGCGTCTATCCCGACGAGGTGCAGTCGACGCTCGATCCGCTGCCGGTGACCGCGTTGTGGGGGGTGGGCAAGGAGATGCGCCAGCGGCTTGCGGCGCTCGGTGTCTCCACCGTGGGGGCGCTGCGGCGCACGCCGACCTCGGTGTTGCGCGCGGCCGTCGGATCTTCGGCGGAGCATCTGGCGCAGCTCAGTCGCGGACTCGACGACCGTGAGGTCGTCACGTCGCAGGACGCTAAGTCGATCGGACGCGAGACCACGTTCGACCAGGACACGGACTCGCTGGACACGCTCGGACGCGTCTTGGCGGAGTTGGTTGAGGATGTTGCGCGACGGTTGCGCGCCGACGGCGCTCTCGCAGCCACGGTGACGCTCAAGGTGCGCTACGCCGACTTCCGGACGATCACGCGCGCCACCACGCTGGCGTGGCCGACAGACGCCGGTGCCGATCTCCGCGATGTCGTCTCCCGGATGTGGGACCGTCTGCAACCGCTCGAGCGGTCGGTCAGGCTGCTCGGGGTCAGTGCCTCACGGCTCTCCCGGGCGGCGTCCAAACAGTTGCTGTTGTTCGGGAGCGGTGAACGGCGGGACCGCGTGGACCGCGTCGTGGATGCGATCAATACGCGCTTCGGCGGCGGCACCGTCCGTCAGGCGCGCCTCGTAGGTCCGGGCGAATAGCTGCGGGGTCCCGCGTGCGCCCCGCGTTGGATCGCCGCGACTCTGCTGCCGGGTCGCGAGCGCTCGGCGCCCAGCGGCCCCGGTCGTGACCGCCCGGCGCGCTGGGCGGTGGGGTTCCGACCCCGAACGGAAGCGCGGAACTCAGGTCGTGTCGGGAACCGGTTGAGGGCGCGTTCCGCCCGCCGCCGCGAGCACCTCGTCGTTTAACACCCCGATGAAGGGGAGGTGCCGGTAGCGCTCCCGGTAGTCGAGGCCGTACCCGACCACGAACCGATCGGGGATCTCGAACCCGCGGTAGCCGATCTCAAGGGTATCCAGAATGCGCCGGTACGGCCGATCAAGCAGGGTACAGATCCGGAGCGTGGCCGGCGAACGCGCTTGCAGCAGGCGGACAAGATAGCCCGCCGTTAAGCCGGTATCGATCACGTCCTCGACCAGCAACACGTCGCGGCCCGTGATCTCTACGTCGAGATCCTTGATGAGGCGCACGACGCCGCTCTTCGCCCGCGCGGTGCCGTAGGTCGTGATCGCCATGAAGTCGATCTCGGTCTGGACCTCGATCGCCCGGCTCAGATCAGTCAGAAAGTACACGGCGCCCTTGAGTACGGACACCAGGAGCGGTACGCGGTCGACGTAGTCGCGCGAGATCGCGGCGCCGAGGTCTCGCACCCGCGCCGCAATCTGCTCGTGGGTGAGCAGGACCTCCCGAACATCCTGGGCCGGGGCGTTCACCGGCTGACCGTCGCGGGTTCCAGACCGTACTTCAGCGCGAGCTGCCGAAAATCGCGTCCGTAGAAGATCTTGATATGCACATCTGGGTAAAGTTCACGTAGGCGCCGCACCTTGCGATTCTTCTTCGTGACGAGGCTCTGCTTCAGGGTCGTGAGCTCGATGAACAGATCCAGGTCGGGCAGATAGAAATCCGGGCTGAAGCTCTCAAGAATCCGCCCCTGGTCATCCCATCGGAGGGGGAACGTCCGGGGCTCGTATTCCCAGCGAATCCCGTAGAAGTCGAGGATTCGTGCGAACTCGGCCTCGCTCGCGTGTGCAAACGTCGCCGAGCCGGCCGTCGCGCTTACGGAGTCCTTCACTGTCCGGCTGGTTCCTCCGCGGAGCTGCTCTGGACGTCAGTATAGACGGGGGTGTACAAATAATCAAGTAATCAAGGACAAATAATCCTACAATCAAGGAGAGGTTCCACCAAGCGGCGAACGTCTCGGTGGCGCAAGGAGGCGTGTATCTATGACCACCACACCGACCCCGGCCAGGCCTGAGACGCCCGGGTCCGGCCACGAGCTGGAGCGCTTCGTGCAGCAGTTGCGCAGCACTGACGTGACGCTGCGGAGCGATGCTGCGCATGCGCTCGGCAAGTTGGCCGACGAAGGGGCGGTGCCTGCGTTGGCCGAGGCACTCCACGATCAGGATGAGTATGTCCGAAAGAGTGCCGTGATCGCGCTGCGCCGGATTGGCGGTCACCGGGCGATGGAAGCGATGCGCGTCGCGCTCGCCGACCGCTCGGAGCAGGTGTGCGTGCAGGCGGTCAAGGGGCTCGGCGAGCTCCGCGATGCCGGGGCCGTCGAGGCCCTCGTCAAGGTGCTCGCCCGGCGCGAGCGATCGCTGGTCTCCGCTGCGACGGAGGCACTGTCTCGGATCGGCGCCGAAGCCGTCCCCGCCCTCATGGAGGCGTTCAAGGATCGCTACCTCAGGCGGCGCATCGGTCCGCAGGTCTGGCGTATCCTGACCGACATGGGGCCGCGCATCGTGGAGCCGCTGCTCGCGGTGCTCGGCGACGAGAACTACTACGTCAAGCTGACGGCCCTGACGATCTTGGGTCGTGTCGGCGATCGGCGCGTCGTGGTGCCGATGGTGCAGACGTTCCTGACGGACCCGCGGTTGCAGGAGACCGTGGTCGGGACCGTCGGGCGGCTCGAGGAGCGCGGGGTGCTGGCGATGCCGGCCGGCGATCGCGACGCGTTGTTGCCGGCAGAGGTGGTGCAGGCGTTCGCGCAGGGCGATCGCGAGGCGGTGCTTGCGTCGCTCCACAGCGCGATGGAGAACCCGAGCGGCAAGGTGCGGCGGTTCGCGCTCAAGGCGCTGTACGGGCTGCTCGGGGACGCATCGTTCGAACCGTTGCTGCGCTATCTCGCGGACGACGACCCGGACGTCAAGCGACTCTCGATCCGCCTGCTCAGCAAGCTGCGGGACAAGCGCGTCATCGAGCCGCTCGTCGATCTGCTGCTGCGAGACGGCGGGCAGGTCGAGGAGGCCATCTGGGACGCGCTCAAGATGCTCACGAACCTTCACGAGTACGAGGAGCTACGGAAGCGCGTCGCCCGCGAAAAGGCGGGGACCCGGCCGGTCGTGAAGACGTATAAGAAGAAGGACGTGTCACCGGACTGGTGGCGAGATCAAGATTGAGCGCGCAGATCGTCGGGCGCCGCTTCGTCCGGCGCCGCGATCGTGCATGGGGGTGGCCGGGGACGCCGTGACGGATGTGCCCACGGCGCGCGAACGCGGGGTCGGATCCGCGCGCATCCGCATCGTCTGCGGGGATGTGACCCTCCTCGCGGTCGACGGGATCGTCAACGCGGCGAACGACCGGTTGTGGATGGGGGGCGGCGTCGCGGGGGCGATCAAGCGGCGCGGCGGACCAGAAATCGAGCGGGAAGCGATCGCACTCGGACCGGTGCCGATCGGCGGGGCGGTGGCCACGGCGGCGGGACGGCTCGGGGCGCGATACGTCATCCACGCCGTGACGATGGGGCAGGACCTCGCGACGGGCGCGGGCATCATCCGGGAAGCCACTCGAAGCGCGCTCCGCGTTGCCGATTCCCTCGGCCTGCGGTCCGTGGCCTTCCCGGCGCTCGGGACCGGCGTCGGCGGATTTCCCTCGGCCCGGGCCGCCGCGGTGATGTTGCAGGAAACCGCCGCTCATCTGCGCGCGGGGAGTTCCCTCGACGAGGTGGTGTTTGCGCTCTACGATGTCGCAGCCTACGATGCGTTTGTGGTCGCGCTTGACGCCCTCGTGTGATGGCGCCCAGAGCGCCGGGTCGGGCTCCCGATGCGCGTTCTGCTGACCAACGACGACGGCATCACGTCGCCCGGCCTTGCCGCGCTCGCGCGCGCGGTCTGCCGCGTGGCGGAGACGTACGTCGTGGCTCCCGAGCACGAGCGAAGCGCCGCCAGCCATGCGATCACGCTGCACAAACCACTGCGGGCGACGCGCGCGAGCATCCGTGACGTGGACGTGACGGCGTGGGCCACGAACGGTACACCCGCCGACTGCGTCGTGCTGGCGGTGCTCGACCTTATGGGGACGCCGCCCGACATCGTGGTGTCCGGCATCAACGTAGGCGCCAACCTTGGCATGGATCTCATCTACTCCGGCACCGTGTCGGGTGCGGTGGAAGCGGCGTTGTTCGGGATCCCGTCCGTGGCGATCTCGGTCGGGGCGTTTCGCGAGATCCACTGGGAGCCCGCCGCGGCGTTCGCGGCGACGTTGGTGGGCGAGCTCTCGCGGCGCGGGCTGCCCCGCGACACCTTCCTGAACGTCAACGTGCCGAACCTTCCGGCGGACGAGCTCCGCGGCGTGGAGATTACCCGGCAGGGCACGCGCCGCTACGTGAGCCGACTCGAGAAGCGATCCGATCCGCGCGGCCGCGACTACTATTGGCTCACCGGATCGGCCGCCGACGAGGGCAGCGCGGAGGGCACGGATGTGCGCGCGGTCGCGGAGGGCAGGATTTCCGTGACCCCCCTTCGGCTGGACATGACGCATGACGAGCTGGACGCGGTCGTTCGGTCGTGGAACCTGACCGTCCCGACGACCTGACCCCGGCGGTGACGACCCGGGCCGAGGATGGCGCGGCCCGCGCGCCGCGGACCGTCGTCGTGTCCGCGCCGGCGGACCCGGGCGGGACGCCACCCCACGAGGGTGCTGCGGCATCCGAGCCGGACCCGGCGGCGGCACTCGGACCCGCCGCGGTCGAATTCGAGCACGTCACGAAGATCTACCCCAACGGGGTCACGGCGCTGCGGGACGTGTCGTTTCGCATCGCGCCCGAGGAGTTCGTGTTCATCGTGGGGCCGACGGCCACGGGCAAGTCCACGTTGATGAAGATGATCTACCGGGAAGAGTCGCCGACGTCGGGGCGCGTGCTCGTGAACGGCCGGGACATCACCCGGCTGCCCGCGCGCCAGGTCGCGTTTCTGCGGCGTCGCGTCGGCGTCGTGTTTCAGGACTTCAAGCTGCTCCCGAGAAAAACCGCGCGGGAGAATGTCGCGTTTGCGCTGGAGGTGACCGGCGCGCCATCCCGCGACCTGGCGCGCCGCGTCGCGGAGGTGCTCGAGGTTGTCGGGCTTGCCGCCCGCGCCGACGCGCTGCCGGGGCAGATGTCCGCCGGAGAGCAGCAACGCGTCAGCATTGCCCGCGCGCTCGTCCATCGCCCGCCGCTGTTGCTTGCCGACGAACCGACGGGAAACCTGGATCCTGACACGTCGTGGGAGATCGTGCAGTTGCTGTCCCAGATCAACCTGCGCGCGACGACCGTGGTCGTGACGACCCACGATAAGATGATCGTCGACATCCTGCGTCGCCGCGTGATCGCACTGGACACCGGCGCCGTGGTGCGCGACCAGCGGCGGGGACTGTACGGCGGTCGATGAGTTCGATCCAGCCGTCACGCGGCGCCCGCTATTTCCTCTCCGAGGGTCTGCAGGCGTTTCGGCGCAACGGGCTCATGAGCCTCGCCGCCGTGACGGTTACGATCGTGACCCTCGTCGCCCTCGGGGCCGCGCTTGTGGTCGCGGGCGCCCTAGACTACATCGCGCATCGGCTGGAATCTCAGGTGCAGACGGTCGTGTACCTGAAGGACGGTTTGGCCGACACCGCGGTCGCGGCCGTGCGCGCGCGGCTTGAGTCGCTGCCCGGCGTGACCGCCGTGGCCTACGTGTCGAAAGGGGAGGCGCTCGACCGGCTTCGACGGTCGATTGGCGGCGGGGTCCAGTTCCGGGATCTGCTGGCGCGGAACCCGTTGCCGGCGTCGTTCGTGGTGGACGCCGATCGACCGGACCGGCTTGAGGTGATCGCCGCGGCGGCGCAGCGCCTGCCCGGTGTCGAGATGGCCAGCTACGGCGGGGGCGCCGTGGGGCATCTGTTCGCGTTGACCCGGGTGGTGCGGCTGTTCGGCGCGGCGGTGGGCGGCGCGCTCGCGCTCGTGGCCCTCGTCATCATCGCCAGCACGATCCGGCTGACGGTGTTCGCTCGCCGGACCGAGATCGAAGTGATGCGGCTCGTGGGGGCGACGGCGTGGTTCATCCGGTGGCCGTTCGTCATCGAGGGAGCCGTCACGGGCGCCTGTGGGGCGGTCGGGGCGTTTGTCGCGGTCGCCGGACTGTACGCGCTGGTCGTGCAAAGTGCCCGAAGTTCGCTGCCGTTCCTGCCGCTCCCGGGGCCCGAGCAGGTCGCGCTGGGGCTGCTCTGGAAGCTGTTGGTGTGGGGTGTGGTGATCGGGGTCGTGGGGAGCCTCCTCGCCGTGAGGAGGCACTTGCGCGTCTGACCTCGCGGGCGCTCGGCGGGGATCGAACGGTGTCGAAACGGTGTAGATTGGAGCGGCGCCGCGCTCGGCGGGGGAGCTCGGTAGGGAGGCGGCAACCGCAACCTAGCGTCAGCGGGAGGCGAACTGGGATGGCACTCAAGGCGGTGAAGACGGCACCTCAGGAAGATCCGTGGGTGGTCGCACGTAAGCAGTTCAACCAGGCGGCGGACCTGTTGCCTCTCAAGCGCGGTGTGCGCGAGTTCCTCGTGTATCCGAAACGCGAGCTGACCGTGCATTTCCCGGTGCAGCGCGAGGATGGCTCGGTCCAGGTGTTCACCGGATACCGGATTCACCACAGCACGATCCTCGGCCCGACGAAGGGCGGGATCCGCTACCATCCGGATGTGTCCTTGAACGAGATCCGGGCGTTGGCGATGCTGATGACCTGGAAGTGCGCGGTGGTCGGTTTGCCTTACGGCGGCGCCAAGGGCGGCGTCGTGTGCGATCCCAAGATCTTGTCCCAGACCGAGCTCGAGCACCTGACGCGCCGCTATGCTACCGAAATCGAAGTCCTGATGGGGCCCGACAGCGACATCCCCGCGCCCGACATGGGGACGACGCCCCAGGTCATGGCGTGGATCATGGACACCTACAGCATGCATCGCGGCTATTCGGTGCCCGCGGTCGTGACGGGGAAGCCGATCTCGATCGGCGGGTCCGCTGGACGCATCGAGGCCACCGGCCGCGGCGTCACGATCGTGACCCGTGAAACCGCCCGTCACTTGGGGCTGCAGCTTGCGGGGGCGCGCGCGGTGATCCAGGGCTTCGGCAACGTCGGCGCGATCGCCGCCCAGACGCTGCACGCCGAGGGCTGCCGGATCGTCGCGGCGAGCGACAGCCGCGGGGGCGTTTACAACGAGAAGGGGATCGATCCGGACGACCTGATCCGCCACAAGCAGGAGACGGGGAGCGTCACCGGGTACCGCGGGTGCGACGCGGTCACCAACGACGAGTTGCTTGAGCTGCCGTGCGAGATCCTCGTGCCTGCGGCGATGGAGGGACAGATCACCGCGGACAACGCCGCTCGCATCAAGGCGCGCATCGTCGTGGAGGGGGCGAACGGTCCGACGACACCGGAGGCGGACGAGGTGTTGAAGAGCCGCAAGGTGTTCGTCGTCCCGGACATTCTCGCCAACGCCGGCGGCGTGATCGTGTCCTACTTCGAGTGGGTGCAGGACCTTCAATCGTTCTTCTGGACCGAGGAGGAGATCAACGCCCGGCTGGAACGCATCCTGGTGCGGAGCTTCCGGGACGTTCTCGCGGTGTGTCAGGAGAAGCAGATCGAGATGCGGGTCGGTGCGCTCGTTCGCGCGGTCAGCCGCGTGGCCGACGCGCTCGTGACCCGGGGCATCTACCCGTAACGGCCCAGGGCTGCGCCTCACGCGCCCCCGCGTGCCCGGGCGCGGCGGCCCGGCTGCCGTGACGACCGGCGCCGAGGTCCTCCTTCCGATCTGTCCTATCGTCGGCTCCGCGACCGATTCCCCGGGGCGCGAGGAACTGTCCCTGGCCGGAGGGAACTTTCCTCCCAGGCGCGAACGTAAGGATTCCTTGACAGGACGGCCGCACAGACCGTGGGAGGGTGACGCGGCTCCGTGCGGTTCGAAGGTTGGGAATCGATCATCGACTATATAGGGAGGGAATTCAATGCGGGATCGTGAGGCACGAGAACTGGTCCAGTTATTCCAAGCGGGCAAGATCTCCCGCCGTGACCTGCTCGCGCGGGCGGCGATGCTCGGGCTGTCGCTGGGCGTGCTCGGCGGCGTGGGCCTGCGGCCGGCCGGGGCGGCGGGGATGACAGAAGTGAAGGTCGGCGTTGACCTGCCGATGTCCGGCGGCGAAGCGCCGAACGGCGTGCCGACCAACAACGGCGTGATCATGGCGATCGAAGAGGCGAACAAGGCCGGCGGGATGTACCACTTCTCCGAGTCGCTGAAAGACGACGCGGTGAACGGCGTCCACGATCCGGCCCAGGGCGCGAAGAACATGCAGGAACTGATCGCCGATTCCTCGGTCGTCGGCATCGTCGGAAACTTCAACAGCAACGTGGCTCAGGCGTGCATCCCGATCACCAATGCGGCGGGCATCGTCCAGATCAGCCCATCCCAGACGAACCCGGGTCTCACGAAGCCCGCGTTCGGCGCGCTCAAGCTGTACCCGAACGGCCAACGGTCGAAGATCACGTACTTCCGGGTGTGCGCGACCGACGACCTCCAGGGGCCGGTGGCGGCAGACTACGCGTATCGGACCCTGAAGGCTCGCAAGATCGCGATTCTCGATGACACGGAGACGTACGGGAAGGGTATCGCCGACCAGGTGGAGATGGAGTTCAAGAAGCTCGGCGGCCAGGTGCTCAGCCACGATGGAATTCCGAAGGGCACTCAGGATTTCCACGCGATCCTGACCAAGATCAAGGCGGAGAACCCCGACTTGATCTTCTTCGGCGGAGTGACCACGACCGGCGGCGGATTGATTCGCAAGCAGATGGCCGACGTCGGGCTGAAAACGGCCTTCGAGGGCGGCGACGGCATCGTCGAGGACGAGTTCCTCAAGGTTGCCGGGGACCAGGCCGAGGGATCGTACGGCACGGTCGCCGCGATCGACGCCACCAAGGTGGCGTCGGCGCAGGGGTTCATCAAGACCTACAAGGCGCGGTTCAATGACGATCCCGGCGCGTACAGCGCCAACGGCTACACCTGCACGAGGATCATTCTCGATGCGGTCAAGGCCGTGGGGCCCGACCGTGAGAAGGTCCGCGCGTGGGTGGCCAGCCTGAAGAACTACAAGAGCATCCTCGGCACGTTCTCATTCGACCAGAACGGG
The genomic region above belongs to bacterium and contains:
- a CDS encoding Glu/Leu/Phe/Val dehydrogenase — encoded protein: MALKAVKTAPQEDPWVVARKQFNQAADLLPLKRGVREFLVYPKRELTVHFPVQREDGSVQVFTGYRIHHSTILGPTKGGIRYHPDVSLNEIRALAMLMTWKCAVVGLPYGGAKGGVVCDPKILSQTELEHLTRRYATEIEVLMGPDSDIPAPDMGTTPQVMAWIMDTYSMHRGYSVPAVVTGKPISIGGSAGRIEATGRGVTIVTRETARHLGLQLAGARAVIQGFGNVGAIAAQTLHAEGCRIVAASDSRGGVYNEKGIDPDDLIRHKQETGSVTGYRGCDAVTNDELLELPCEILVPAAMEGQITADNAARIKARIVVEGANGPTTPEADEVLKSRKVFVVPDILANAGGVIVSYFEWVQDLQSFFWTEEEINARLERILVRSFRDVLAVCQEKQIEMRVGALVRAVSRVADALVTRGIYP
- the hpt gene encoding hypoxanthine phosphoribosyltransferase, which produces MNAPAQDVREVLLTHEQIAARVRDLGAAISRDYVDRVPLLVSVLKGAVYFLTDLSRAIEVQTEIDFMAITTYGTARAKSGVVRLIKDLDVEITGRDVLLVEDVIDTGLTAGYLVRLLQARSPATLRICTLLDRPYRRILDTLEIGYRGFEIPDRFVVGYGLDYRERYRHLPFIGVLNDEVLAAAGGTRPQPVPDTT
- the dinB gene encoding DNA polymerase IV encodes the protein MRADRTIAHVDMDAFYASIEVRDTPSLRGRPVIVGAPPDARGVVAAASYEARRYGVHSAMPSREAGARCPHAVFLPVDMDKYRTVSAELFELLGTFTPQVEPLSIDEAFLDLTGCPVPIDAPAAAGTREDPGLSIAAAIKARIRRALGLPVSLGVAPNKFLAKLASELAKPDGLRRVYPDEVQSTLDPLPVTALWGVGKEMRQRLAALGVSTVGALRRTPTSVLRAAVGSSAEHLAQLSRGLDDREVVTSQDAKSIGRETTFDQDTDSLDTLGRVLAELVEDVARRLRADGALAATVTLKVRYADFRTITRATTLAWPTDAGADLRDVVSRMWDRLQPLERSVRLLGVSASRLSRAASKQLLLFGSGERRDRVDRVVDAINTRFGGGTVRQARLVGPGE
- a CDS encoding HEAT repeat domain-containing protein — its product is MTTTPTPARPETPGSGHELERFVQQLRSTDVTLRSDAAHALGKLADEGAVPALAEALHDQDEYVRKSAVIALRRIGGHRAMEAMRVALADRSEQVCVQAVKGLGELRDAGAVEALVKVLARRERSLVSAATEALSRIGAEAVPALMEAFKDRYLRRRIGPQVWRILTDMGPRIVEPLLAVLGDENYYVKLTALTILGRVGDRRVVVPMVQTFLTDPRLQETVVGTVGRLEERGVLAMPAGDRDALLPAEVVQAFAQGDREAVLASLHSAMENPSGKVRRFALKALYGLLGDASFEPLLRYLADDDPDVKRLSIRLLSKLRDKRVIEPLVDLLLRDGGQVEEAIWDALKMLTNLHEYEELRKRVAREKAGTRPVVKTYKKKDVSPDWWRDQD
- the surE gene encoding 5'/3'-nucleotidase SurE; protein product: MRVLLTNDDGITSPGLAALARAVCRVAETYVVAPEHERSAASHAITLHKPLRATRASIRDVDVTAWATNGTPADCVVLAVLDLMGTPPDIVVSGINVGANLGMDLIYSGTVSGAVEAALFGIPSVAISVGAFREIHWEPAAAFAATLVGELSRRGLPRDTFLNVNVPNLPADELRGVEITRQGTRRYVSRLEKRSDPRGRDYYWLTGSAADEGSAEGTDVRAVAEGRISVTPLRLDMTHDELDAVVRSWNLTVPTT
- the ftsX gene encoding permease-like cell division protein FtsX, which translates into the protein MSSIQPSRGARYFLSEGLQAFRRNGLMSLAAVTVTIVTLVALGAALVVAGALDYIAHRLESQVQTVVYLKDGLADTAVAAVRARLESLPGVTAVAYVSKGEALDRLRRSIGGGVQFRDLLARNPLPASFVVDADRPDRLEVIAAAAQRLPGVEMASYGGGAVGHLFALTRVVRLFGAAVGGALALVALVIIASTIRLTVFARRTEIEVMRLVGATAWFIRWPFVIEGAVTGACGAVGAFVAVAGLYALVVQSARSSLPFLPLPGPEQVALGLLWKLLVWGVVIGVVGSLLAVRRHLRV
- a CDS encoding branched-chain amino acid ABC transporter substrate-binding protein, producing the protein MRDREARELVQLFQAGKISRRDLLARAAMLGLSLGVLGGVGLRPAGAAGMTEVKVGVDLPMSGGEAPNGVPTNNGVIMAIEEANKAGGMYHFSESLKDDAVNGVHDPAQGAKNMQELIADSSVVGIVGNFNSNVAQACIPITNAAGIVQISPSQTNPGLTKPAFGALKLYPNGQRSKITYFRVCATDDLQGPVAADYAYRTLKARKIAILDDTETYGKGIADQVEMEFKKLGGQVLSHDGIPKGTQDFHAILTKIKAENPDLIFFGGVTTTGGGLIRKQMADVGLKTAFEGGDGIVEDEFLKVAGDQAEGSYGTVAAIDATKVASAQGFIKTYKARFNDDPGAYSANGYTCTRIILDAVKAVGPDREKVRAWVASLKNYKSILGTFSFDQNGDTTNRIITVYTVKGGKWTWADQVNFNG
- a CDS encoding macro domain-containing protein; this encodes MTDVPTARERGVGSARIRIVCGDVTLLAVDGIVNAANDRLWMGGGVAGAIKRRGGPEIEREAIALGPVPIGGAVATAAGRLGARYVIHAVTMGQDLATGAGIIREATRSALRVADSLGLRSVAFPALGTGVGGFPSARAAAVMLQETAAHLRAGSSLDEVVFALYDVAAYDAFVVALDALV